Below is a window of Bactrocera tryoni isolate S06 unplaced genomic scaffold, CSIRO_BtryS06_freeze2 scaffold_7, whole genome shotgun sequence DNA.
GCAGAATTAAGCTTTATTATAAGCCGGAGGGTCCCCCTTGTGGTGGTGAATCGCGGTTtcaatctaatttttttatatggctGATCGAGCCtttaattgttgttttattaatttattggtataggctttttgatttaaaaaatattttggttaaattaattttttattattctctgGAGGGTCCTTTGGGTGTCGAATCGcagagaattttaaattgttataagCTGGAGGGTCCCCACGAGGGCGGTGAATCGCAGCTCTTAATTATGTGATTCACTGTTTGTACAAAccattagttatttattttatttctttgtttttgtagtttagGACATTTGTTAGTATCGTGTTCGCCCTTACAAAAATTGCTGTACgacagttttttatatttaatacttggGCTATTGCCCATttctaatatatagtatattctatTTTAAACTTACAAATGTATTCCCTCGTTGGCTTTGTTATAATTCTTGCTAAATGATGCTGGTGTTGCCGCTGCTGTTGTTACCGCTGTTTCCTTTATGGTGCAGTTAGTAATCTCAATAAGAAAATGCGACAGGACCCCATGTTAtttgaagatatgtacatatatgttataacTTAGTGTAAGTGaaaaatgtgtgcaaagttATTAAAAGTAccattattattgtttgtggCTGTATGTACCTGGTgttacaaagtttatttttttgttttctctttttaatttcgacaataatgataaccaaaaaatgtgCATTCGAATGGTTGATTGGTGATACGCGTTTATAGCAAACATTGGGAACCTTGGCGAAAAGGTCGCCCAGAGTGTGGGTTAACCTCCTACACATATAAGCATGGCTGCTTAATCCTCAaattaactatttatttatttccttagTGTTTTTATGTGCTTTTGTGTGACACTCGACACTTTCTAATTTTCTGTTGTGTCGTcaaataatgaaacattgtgtttatattgggtagtctaaaaagtcttttcgtgtttctaatcaaacttcaacatatttttttttatatttatactaataaataagtaaccaaatatgtatgtaccgttttggtcgactacttttccgctagagacattattccatcagtgcaaaacttttatcagtgtaaatcgaaatttccagaacggaagcgagcgaaccaatGTTGTGCTActcgaactgatacagcatcgtctccataAACTTCAGGAAATTTCAAtggtggcttgtgtggcattcttccaattttttcattattttcactaacaTTCCCCACCTTGTCCTAGGCACTTTGAACTCGTACTAAACTATTTTTGATAACacaactttttataaattttactataCTAGGCACTTTTTGACTCTTTTGAAATAAGAACACGTTTGGTTCTAGTGGATTGCTAGATGCAAATCAAATCTTTATTTCTGAAATACCAATATACAGGCTGGTTCTGGAATCCGAGTGGAAGTGGAAATCAAAATGAATGCAAAAACGAGTGAATTTGATTTTGGTGTTCTGAAATccgagtttttttttcattttagaacTCGTTTTGTATTCACCCTATAAATGAACTTTTCATCtgtcaaatgtaaaaatgaACTTGATATCTGTCAAATTATTTGtcaacaagaaaaattaaaacggGGCGTAATAAAAATGAGTGCTTTggttatattttcatcaattattTTAGAAAGGGAATTACACGCAGAGGAAGCTGTTAGCAGGAGGATTTTACCTGACCATTCAAATCCATTAGATGTACCGGATTTCAAGTAAGaatgtaacatttaaaaattattaaagatcgCATGTAAAAAATCTCTTTTGAAGGTTTGTGGCAAGCTACCGGGTAAACAAAAGTGCTTTTGAAATGGTGGTAAGCGTCGTAGCTCCGCATGTCAAGGAAAGTAGCATCCCGGCACGACTGCAGTTGGCGGCCACACTAAGATTTTTAGCCGAAGGTGGCTTTCAAAAATCAGTAGGGAAGGATGTTGGTGTTGCAATGGGTCGCAGTACAATTGCGAAAGTTCTTAAGCGGCTGCTtaatgttttagaaaaatacatttgtccACGATGGATTAAACTTAATATGACGGAGGCCGAAATAGCCGcatcaaaacaacattttttacaaaacttcgGCATACCTGGCGTGGTTGGATGTGTAGACGGAACACATTTTCGGATAACAAAGCCACATAAAGATCCAAGCCTTTTCTACAACCGAAAAGGATATTTCAGCATCAACGCAATGATTGTAAGTACCAAATATAACTACATACTTGTAACTTTATTGTTGGtaaccaattttttaaaattttcttttagatTTGTGACTACAATATGACAATAAGAGCAATAGATGCCCGTCGCCCTGGTTCAAGCCATGACGCTTTAATATGGAGTGTGAGCAGAGCTCAAGAGTATTTCCAACGCAACTACGAAGGCGGTGAACGTGGCTGTTGGCTTTTGGGTGATGCTGGATACGCATTGCAACCATATTTGCTAACTCCGTTTAGAGATCCAAGTGTTGCAACACCACAACATACTTTTAATCAAAGACACTCTTCGGCAAGGAATATTATAGAAAGAACGATAGGTGTTTTAAAAAGCCGATTTAGATGTCTTTCTCGTCTCCTACAGTACCAACCTCAAAAAGTAGTGCAGATGACAAATGTTTGCTGCGCTTTgcataatatttgcaaatactATAAAGTGCAAGAATTGGTAGAGTTTGCCTCAGGAGATgattaaaaaggaaaacagtTTTAATGTAGAAATAACAAACGAAACAACGCTTGATGGAGAGGCTGCAATAATGCGAGATACTATAGCCAACCTACTTCATACGAATTCTTGAAAATAAAGTGCGCGTTGAAATAATACAAATAGATATTAAGTAATGGATTTCAAGTTTTTAAGGCCCGCACTAACTTCCCTCGTGGCGTCAACATTTTCCTCTAGCCCATGCGCAAGGGTTTTCATGGCCACAGTCTGCTCATTAACATTTGCCTTAAGGCAGTCAGACAGCCCAATCTGGCGTCTGCGAGATGGCGTTGAGAGGACGGCACTGCTTCTACATGGCAATTCTGCGTCTTCATCCTCGCTTGAATTGCCTGTCATCTCCTCAGAATTTTGAGGAGCACCAAAGTCAGCCGTTTTTTCGATGACGCCCACAACGGTAAATATGCCACACAACTGGGCAATTTTATCTTCTGTTGCTGTTAACGTGTGCTTGTTAAACGGCCCTCCCCCAGTTGCTCTAGCTTCGGAATTATTGTGGGCAAATTTTTTCCTGATAAAGGACTTCCAATCCATCCAAACCTAATGAAATATTAGATTTAGAAAAGTTCTGAAGAATTAGAAAATGTATTGTGTCACCTTTTTCCAGCCGGAAATATCTTTTTCTGGTGGGCCATGTTTGTTAAGCTCCGCTGCAAACTGCTTCCAAAGCGCATCGCTTTTGACTTTATCGCCTTTTACAAAGCCACGGGCGATGTCTTTATGGGCTTCCATGAATTGGATAATTATTGCATCCTGCTCTGCATTCTTATGTTTTCCCCTTTAAAAATATCACATCTaaactaacaattttttttatactcaaaattaactatttttaatccttttttgtggaaatattaaacatttaattaattatacttaCATGTTCGCGCAACAAATTCCAAAGTTTGAATTGAAGTGAATGCAAACCTACAAATTTCTTGTGAATTCGTTTTCCAGAACACGCATATTCACTCGaaattcatttttgaaaaaaaatgtggaaatgaATCGGGGGAAGTGGAACATAAAACACCAAATGTCGGATTGAAAGTGAATTTGCTTGATATACACTCGGAAGTGAATCACAGAACCTGTCTGATAAAtacattttagttttatttacttaaagttaaagctgaAGTGTAAGCATCAGCTTGATTGAATCCATAACAAAGAGGTAATTACAATTTTAGCTGTGACAGCAAATTTCAGCAGAAGGTAAGTGTTCTGATTTCTTTacgattgttattgttatgccttcttgtgagagcgagcgatattgttttgataataatggATTCTTGGATTCAGAACGGAGAAAGCATATCGCATTCCCTAAATTATCAAAAacgttaaaaatatttctaatttatg
It encodes the following:
- the LOC120781496 gene encoding uncharacterized protein LOC120781496, which codes for MGKHKNAEQDAIIIQFMEAHKDIARGFVKGDKVKSDALWKQFAAELNKHGPPEKDISGWKKVWMDWKSFIRKKFAHNNSEARATGGGPFNKHTLTATEDKIAQLCGIFTVVGVIEKTADFGAPQNSEEMTGNSSEDEDAELPCRSSAVLSTPSRRRQIGLSDCLKANVNEQTVAMKTLAHGLEENVDATREVSAGLKNLKSIT
- the LOC120781678 gene encoding putative nuclease HARBI1; this encodes MVVSVVAPHVKESSIPARLQLAATLRFLAEGGFQKSVGKDVGVAMGRSTIAKVLKRLLNVLEKYICPRWIKLNMTEAEIAASKQHFLQNFGIPGVVGCVDGTHFRITKPHKDPSLFYNRKGYFSINAMIICDYNMTIRAIDARRPGSSHDALIWSVSRAQEYFQRNYEGGERGCWLLGDAGYALQPYLLTPFRDPSVATPQHTFNQRHSSARNIIERTIGVLKSRFRCLSRLLQYQPQKVVQMTNVCCALHNICKYYKVQELVEFASGDD